From a single Deinococcus humi genomic region:
- a CDS encoding NAD(P)-dependent oxidoreductase, producing MKTAAFLGLGAMGVPMAAALARRAAQTGGRVLVWNRHMEKALAHAAEYGTQAATLQDTAQASVIFTCLPTSADVDEVIGQLEAHLNPGTVWVDCTSGHPDAARAQRARLLTHGVRFLDAPVSGGVNGAKAGNLTVMLGGPADEVEAVRGELAFAGTAVHVGDTGSGFAVKAVNNALLAVNLWATGEGLAVLGRGGVDLNAALQVINASSGRSNASENLIPARVLTREFPPTFGLGLLAKDTGIAMDLVDSVKGSAPVLAQVDALCRAASRMIGPNEDHTALLKLVEQMNEQEIR from the coding sequence ATGAAGACTGCCGCATTTCTGGGCCTCGGCGCGATGGGCGTGCCGATGGCCGCCGCCCTGGCCCGCCGCGCTGCCCAGACGGGTGGACGCGTGCTGGTCTGGAACCGCCACATGGAAAAAGCCCTGGCCCACGCCGCCGAGTACGGCACGCAGGCCGCGACGCTGCAGGACACAGCCCAGGCGTCGGTGATCTTTACCTGCCTGCCCACCAGCGCGGACGTGGATGAGGTGATCGGACAGCTTGAGGCGCACCTGAATCCCGGCACCGTCTGGGTGGATTGCACCAGTGGGCATCCCGACGCAGCGCGGGCGCAGCGGGCGCGGTTGCTGACGCACGGCGTACGGTTCCTGGATGCCCCGGTCAGCGGCGGGGTCAACGGCGCGAAGGCGGGCAACCTGACTGTGATGCTCGGTGGTCCGGCAGACGAGGTAGAGGCGGTGCGCGGCGAACTGGCCTTCGCGGGCACCGCCGTCCATGTGGGCGACACAGGATCAGGTTTCGCCGTCAAGGCGGTGAACAATGCGCTGCTGGCGGTCAATCTGTGGGCAACGGGCGAGGGGCTGGCCGTGCTCGGCAGAGGTGGGGTGGACCTGAACGCCGCGCTGCAGGTCATCAACGCCAGCAGCGGCCGCAGCAACGCCTCCGAAAACTTGATTCCGGCCCGCGTGCTGACCCGCGAGTTTCCGCCCACCTTCGGGCTGGGCCTGCTGGCCAAAGACACAGGAATCGCGATGGACCTGGTGGACAGCGTCAAGGGCAGCGCCCCGGTGCTGGCCCAGGTAGACGCCCTTTGCCGGGCCGCCTCACGGATGATCGGCCCGAATGAGGATCACACCGCCCTGTTGAAACTGGTGGAACAGATGAACGAACAGGAGATCAGATGA
- a CDS encoding GNAT family N-acetyltransferase → MSPLVRPATRADVPATLEIYNHAVLHTTASYDLEPISLETRLDWFDRKRRAGWPVLVVVDGPRVMGWATYGPFREKLGYAGTVEHSVYIRDRLRGRGLGRLLMTALIDDARTAGFHVMVGGVDAANTDSLAFHARLGFVQVAHFRQVGRKFGRWLDLAFMQRHLSEEAMTSSSALTPRI, encoded by the coding sequence ATGTCACCCCTCGTCCGTCCCGCCACCCGGGCCGATGTGCCGGCCACGCTGGAGATCTACAACCACGCGGTGCTGCACACCACCGCCTCGTACGACCTCGAACCCATCTCGCTGGAGACCCGCCTGGACTGGTTTGACCGCAAGCGGAGGGCAGGCTGGCCTGTGCTGGTAGTTGTGGATGGTCCCAGGGTGATGGGCTGGGCCACCTATGGCCCCTTTCGCGAGAAGCTGGGCTACGCGGGGACAGTGGAACACAGCGTTTATATCCGGGACCGTCTGCGCGGCAGGGGCCTGGGCAGGCTGCTGATGACCGCGTTGATTGACGACGCCAGGACTGCGGGTTTTCACGTCATGGTGGGCGGGGTGGACGCCGCAAATACGGACAGTCTTGCCTTTCACGCGAGGCTGGGCTTCGTGCAGGTGGCGCATTTTCGGCAGGTAGGGCGAAAGTTCGGACGCTGGTTGGACCTGGCTTTCATGCAACGTCACCTGAGCGAGGAGGCAATGACAAGCAGCAGTGCGCTGACCCCCAGAATCTGA